From the genome of Deinococcus arcticus, one region includes:
- a CDS encoding replication initiator protein A, translating into MPRPRKKAEVNPRRPAEIDRYDEANSARLGLICVQERIPADYTRWDVEWSVDGRTARLTCISPSEYGGVPHGLDGDFATTLNLMYLEQGAPESGEVNTTAYQLLIKAGFPDSGQYYQALQESLDRLKGATYSASESWRDKRFERWTTVKFNIIEQIDAETALGLSFGSGTVLKIRLAKPVVQSLRAQYLKPLDMTFVQSLSRALTRSLYRILDARRYDPVHPGEPVTTLRLRLKDWARECKLVETLPGRIRRNLDGAHEELIARGYLRSVVYEGTRANTDIIYEFGDVQLSPPAPEPTLQVIPDSPLVEALCREGVVLPVARKLVLDYGDMHVTTRMEAFQTILKGGYTPKRRSAFLVDVIKDREGKYASVLGAQPNPGPSLVAHPPAAPSPTPPVEDALELTDQVQAEFRALPYEEQAARALTTVRMFVGRELRDYHLKGLMASMLSGELDPFTVQQDVFRAASDLRLPEFAQQLRDVYSGHPS; encoded by the coding sequence ATGCCCCGACCCCGCAAGAAAGCAGAGGTCAATCCTCGGCGCCCCGCCGAAATCGACCGCTACGATGAGGCGAACTCCGCGCGTCTTGGACTCATCTGTGTGCAAGAGCGGATTCCGGCCGACTATACCCGGTGGGATGTGGAGTGGTCCGTGGACGGCCGGACGGCCCGTCTGACCTGCATTTCCCCCAGTGAGTACGGCGGGGTGCCTCATGGGCTGGATGGGGACTTCGCGACCACCTTGAACCTGATGTACCTGGAGCAGGGCGCGCCGGAATCTGGGGAGGTCAACACCACGGCCTACCAACTGCTGATCAAGGCCGGGTTCCCAGACAGTGGCCAGTACTATCAGGCCCTTCAGGAGTCGCTGGACCGCCTGAAAGGCGCCACCTACTCGGCGAGCGAGTCCTGGCGCGACAAGCGCTTTGAGCGCTGGACCACCGTCAAGTTCAACATCATTGAGCAGATCGACGCCGAGACGGCGCTGGGCCTGTCCTTCGGGTCCGGCACGGTCCTGAAGATTCGCCTGGCCAAACCCGTCGTGCAGAGCTTGCGGGCGCAGTATCTCAAGCCACTCGACATGACCTTCGTGCAGAGTCTGTCCCGGGCCCTCACCCGGAGCCTCTACCGGATTCTGGATGCCCGGCGGTACGACCCGGTGCATCCGGGGGAACCAGTCACCACGCTGCGCCTGCGGCTCAAAGACTGGGCGCGCGAATGCAAGTTGGTCGAGACCCTGCCCGGCCGCATTCGGCGCAACCTGGACGGGGCCCACGAAGAGCTGATTGCGCGGGGCTACCTGAGGTCGGTGGTCTATGAGGGCACCCGCGCCAACACCGACATCATCTACGAGTTCGGGGATGTGCAACTCAGCCCCCCAGCGCCGGAGCCCACGTTGCAGGTGATTCCGGATTCGCCCCTCGTTGAGGCCCTGTGCCGGGAAGGGGTCGTCCTGCCTGTTGCGCGCAAGCTGGTGCTCGATTACGGCGACATGCATGTCACCACCCGGATGGAGGCCTTTCAGACCATCCTGAAGGGGGGCTACACGCCCAAACGACGTTCGGCTTTCCTAGTGGATGTGATCAAAGACAGGGAGGGAAAATACGCCTCCGTGCTGGGTGCTCAACCGAACCCAGGGCCTTCGCTGGTCGCGCATCCGCCCGCCGCGCCGTCTCCGACGCCGCCGGTAGAGGACGCCCTGGAGCTGACGGATCAGGTTCAGGCGGAGTTCCGGGCGCTGCCCTATGAAGAGCAGGCGGCCCGCGCCCTGACCACGGTGCGCATGTTCGTGGGCCGTGAACTGCGGGACTATCACCTCAAAGGCCTCATGGCGTCTATGCTCAGCGGCGAGCTTGACCCTTTCACCGTGCAGCAGGACGTGTTCCGCGCGGCGAGTGACTTGCGTTTGCCTGAATTTGCGCAGCAGCTGCGCGACGTCTATAGCGGCCACCCCAGTTAA